From the Natronoarchaeum philippinense genome, the window ATGGCTACCGAGTTCACGCGCTCGAACTGGGCACGCACGGCGGTACCCACGTCGACGCGCCGAGTCACCTGCTCCCTGACGGCCGAGACCTCGACGAGTTCGACCTCTCGACGTTCGCGTTCGACGCCGTCCGCATCGACTGTACCGACTACGGTGCCCGCGAGCCGATCGGCAAAGACGCCGTCGTCGAGGCACTCAGCGATGTCGATGCCGGGACGCCGACGGACGCCGACGCCGGGACGCCGACGGACGCCGACGCCGGGACGCCGACGGACGCCGACGCAGTGGTCGTCCACACCGGCTGGAGCGCCTACTGGGGCACCGACCAGTACTTCGATCATCCGTACCTCTCGGCCGACGCCGCGGCCGCCCTCGCCGAGGCGGGACTGCACGTCGGCGTCGACACGCCGAACGTCGATCCGACGCCGTCGGCCACCGGGGCCGGGTCGGACGACGAACCGGAGGGGTTTCCGGCCCACCGCGAACTGCTCGGGAGCGATCGACTACTGGTCGAAAACCTCCACAATCTTGGCGCGCTCCCCGAGCGCTTCGAGCTGTGTGCCTATCCGCTTCCGATTCGGGACGCCGACGGCGCGCCTGTTCGGGCGGTGGCGCGTGTCGAGGAGTAGGTCCTGTGGGCTGCCAGATCGACCGAGCTACTGGTAACGCCCGCGGGATTCGATCTCCCGGAGCTGCTCGATTACGGCCTCGTCGCCGGCCGCAGCGTAGCCCGCCTCGACGGCCTCACGCATCGCCGCGGGGTCCTCGGCGGTGCCGTCGAGGCTCTGCTCGAAGACGTGCAGGTCCATCGCGTAGTCCTCGACGGCGTCGGTGTAAAAGCCGAGGCCGAAGTCGATGCAGTAGACGCGCTCGACGTCGGTGTCGACCCGGACGTTCCGGGTCGTCGGATCGCCGTGGACGATGCCGGCGCCGTGGAGCGTCGCCAGATGGCGACCGACGGCGCGGGCGCGCTCGGCGGTCAGCGCCGCCTGCAGGTCGGCGTCGCCCACGCGCTCGAAGACGATGGTGGCCTCGCGCGGGTCGACCTCTCGGACCAGCGGCGTCGGGACGCCGTGGCGTCGCGCCTCGCTGGTGAGTCGCGCTTCGAGCGTCGTGCGCTGGCGGCGCAGGCGCTCGTCGAGTTCCGGATGGCGGTAGCGCTTTTCGGCCCGGCGCTTGACGACGCGGTCGCCGTCGATCTCGACCGTGGCTTCGGCGCCCCGCAGCTCGTCGCCGTCGGCGGCGTTCGTCGGGATGCGCGCAACGCTTTCGTCTTCTCGCCACGTCACCGGCACCTGATCGGGCCGGTAGTCCGAGTCGATGCGTGAGTCCTCGATCTCGATGGTCTGGCCGGCCTCGTACATCGTCGCGCCCAGCACCGCGATCATGCCGGCGTTGTCCCGCAGGAAGCGCGGCTCGGGCGCGAAGAAGTCGGCGCCGCGTTGCTCGCACATCGCCGCGAGCATCTCTCGGAGCCGTTCGTTCTGGCCGACGCCGCCGCCGAGCACGAGTTCGTCGCTGCCGGTCAGCGAGAGGGCGCGCTCTGCGACCTCCGTCAGCATCGCAAAGACGGTCTCTTGCAGCCCGACACAGACGTCCTCGACGGGCTGGCCCCGGTCGTAGGCCTGCTTGGCAGCGCTCATGATGCCCGAAAACGAGAAGTCCATCCCCTTGACGACGTAGGGTAACTCGGCGTACTCGCCGTCTTTCGCTGCCTCCTCGACCTTCGGGCCGCCGGGGTGGGACCAGCCGACGTGGCGGGTGAACTTGTCGATCGAGTTGCCGACGCCGGTGTCCATCGTCTCGCCGAGCACGCGATATCGGCCGTCGTGGAAGCCGAGCACGTGGGCGTTGGCGCCGCTGGCGTTCAGACAGACCGGCGAGTCAAAGCCCGAGCGGTGGCGTCCGATCTCCAGATGTGCGACCATGTGGTTGACGCCGACGAGCGGTACGTCGAGCGTCTGGGCGAGCGAACGCGCAGCGGTGCCGACGATCCGCAGGCACGGACCGAGACCGGGGCCTCGGGAGAACGCCACCGCATCGACGAGTGGCTCGTCCTCGCCGGCGCGGTCGGCCGCCTCGGCGAGTGCGGCGTCGACGACCGCCGGGATCGCGTTGTGCATGTGCTCTGCGGCCTCGCTCGGGTCGATGCCGCCGCTCTCGGGCAGGTAGGCGTCGGTCTCTATAAAAACGTCGTCGGCCTCGGAATCGTACAGGCCCGCGCTAGCCGCCCAAGCGGTCCCCTCGATTCCGAGAACGCGCATTATCGGTGTGCGCTACTCCCACTCGGTGTACCCGCACTTGCCGCAGTGCAGGCGGTCACCGTGGTCCGCGAGGAACGAGTCGCCACAGCGGGGGCACTGCTCGCGGTCGGTCGTGCCGTCGTCGTCGTAGAGTTCGTGTCGGGGCATCTTAGGCCTCCTCCGCTTCCTCGGCCTCGCCCTCGGCCGTGATCTTGTTGCGCTCGAGCATGTGGTCCTGCTCGACGTCCTTGGCGTGGTCGGAGCTCTCGTAGACCTTGGCGCTGCCGATCGTCTTGCGCATCCCGAACTTCGTGTCGAGGCTGCGGACGACGACCTCGCCGGCGTCCTTGTTGAGCTTCGCGGCCAAGCTGTCTCGGACCGAGAGACGCTCGGGCGTGGCTTCGTCGTGGGTGATCTGGAACGTCACGTCGGTTCTGTGCAACATCGGGTTCTCGTCTTCGTCGATGATTTCGACGTCCATGTGTACTCAGTTGTCTCTATTTTGCTCCCGAAGCGCGTAAAAGGATTTCGAACGGAGCCCCAGCGGTTCGATCGACCGCCGTGACCGGCCGCTTTCGGCCTCTCGGTCCGCGTCACCGCCTGACGCGGCCGGGCGGGACACGATGGAACTAAATGCTGCGCCGCAAACGTTCAGATAAGAACCTTCTCTGGTGGTCACTATGTCGGACACCGAACCTCCCGAATCCACGGCAGCCTCCCTACGAACGCCGATCGTCGCCGTCCTCGGACACGTCGACCACGGCAAGACCAGCCTGCTCGACAAAGTGCGCGGCTCGGCCGTCATCGAGGGCGAAGCCGGCGCGATCACCCAGCACATCGGCGCTACCGCCGTCCCGCTGGACGTGATCTCTCAGATCGCAGGCGGTCTGGTCGATCCAGACGACTTCGACCTGCCCGGCCTGCTCTTTATCGACACGCCCGGACACCACTCGTTTACCACGCTGCGCTCGCGCGGCGGGGCGCTCGCGGACATCGCCATCCTCGTCGTCGACGTCAACGACGGCTTCCAGCCCCAGACCGAGGAGGCCATCGAGATCCTCGCTCAGTCCCAGACGCCGTTTATCGTCGCCGCGAACAAGG encodes:
- a CDS encoding cyclase family protein produces the protein MPTHDLSQPLDAAGSVYPGDPDVSVTPHATHEADGYRVHALELGTHGGTHVDAPSHLLPDGRDLDEFDLSTFAFDAVRIDCTDYGAREPIGKDAVVEALSDVDAGTPTDADAGTPTDADAGTPTDADAVVVHTGWSAYWGTDQYFDHPYLSADAAAALAEAGLHVGVDTPNVDPTPSATGAGSDDEPEGFPAHRELLGSDRLLVENLHNLGALPERFELCAYPLPIRDADGAPVRAVARVEE
- a CDS encoding bifunctional N(6)-L-threonylcarbamoyladenine synthase/serine/threonine protein kinase; the encoded protein is MRVLGIEGTAWAASAGLYDSEADDVFIETDAYLPESGGIDPSEAAEHMHNAIPAVVDAALAEAADRAGEDEPLVDAVAFSRGPGLGPCLRIVGTAARSLAQTLDVPLVGVNHMVAHLEIGRHRSGFDSPVCLNASGANAHVLGFHDGRYRVLGETMDTGVGNSIDKFTRHVGWSHPGGPKVEEAAKDGEYAELPYVVKGMDFSFSGIMSAAKQAYDRGQPVEDVCVGLQETVFAMLTEVAERALSLTGSDELVLGGGVGQNERLREMLAAMCEQRGADFFAPEPRFLRDNAGMIAVLGATMYEAGQTIEIEDSRIDSDYRPDQVPVTWREDESVARIPTNAADGDELRGAEATVEIDGDRVVKRRAEKRYRHPELDERLRRQRTTLEARLTSEARRHGVPTPLVREVDPREATIVFERVGDADLQAALTAERARAVGRHLATLHGAGIVHGDPTTRNVRVDTDVERVYCIDFGLGFYTDAVEDYAMDLHVFEQSLDGTAEDPAAMREAVEAGYAAAGDEAVIEQLREIESRGRYQ
- a CDS encoding 30S ribosomal protein S27ae, giving the protein MPRHELYDDDGTTDREQCPRCGDSFLADHGDRLHCGKCGYTEWE
- a CDS encoding 30S ribosomal protein S24e; the protein is MDVEIIDEDENPMLHRTDVTFQITHDEATPERLSVRDSLAAKLNKDAGEVVVRSLDTKFGMRKTIGSAKVYESSDHAKDVEQDHMLERNKITAEGEAEEAEEA